The bacterium region GCCGTTATTGACTATGCCCAATGGAGACGATGGAAAGCCAAAGGCGTCTACATCATCAGTCGAGAGAAAGTGAACTCCATGGCTGAGGTGATCGGAAACAACCCGTGGGATCGTTGCGATCCTCGTAATCTCGGAGTGCTGGCAGATGATCTCGTTGGGGTTTTCTGTGGGGTCATGCTCCGCCGGGTCACCTACTGCGATCCCGCTACAGGGAAAGTGTATACCTACATGACCAGCGAGATGACCTTGCCGCCGGGGCTGATCGCTTTCCTCTACAAACTGCGCTGGGATGTCGAAAAAGTCTTCGACGAAAAGAAAAACAAATTGAACCAGAAAAAAGCCTGGGCCTGCAGTCAGCCACCTCCTATAACGACGGCCTAACGCTCCTGCGGCCTCTCATGCAGGATTTAGATTCTCGCGCCGAACCCTTAATCTCCCGGCCAGGAATACCGCAGGGTCCAGTTCGACTTTTCGCCCTCGCGCCAGCATCGACTGATCTTCATCTCCGGGCTCGCGACCTGGTCAGAGGCGTAGAGCACCAGGTGGTCCAGCGGCCGGTCGAGCTGAAGCGCCAGGCGTCCGCCACCCAGGGCCGGATCCAGGTGCAGCACCACGGGGCCCCGTTCACCCCACAGGTTTGTCACCGAGGCCAGGCTCTCCGTCGCGTCCGTGAAATAGTGGACTCCGTGCTCATCCCTTCGCATCGTCGGCGTGTCGGTCAATCCCCAACCCCGCGATGAGTGCGGTCCCAGGCACTGAACCTCCGGCTGCCCGGGCAGCTCAAAGCCCGTGCAATTCGCCGCGCCATGCAGAAAAAACGGGTGTGCATACCAGCCCATCGGGTGGGCCCAGGGCATCTGCATCCGCAGGGTCGAGGACGAGGCCAGCCCTTCTTCCGACAGCCGTACGTCGCGAATCAGCTCATATTCGAATTCCGTCCCTCCGGTCACGACGCGGTCGCGGCATTGCATGCGCACATGACGCTCATCGCTCGACACCACCTGCCATGCCGCGGGAAGGGTTTCAGGTGCCACACCGCGCCCCTGCTTCCGGTAGCGGCCACTACCGATCCTCAGGTACTCTTCGCCCTCGAGCGCGTTCGTTGCGCCCAGGCAGACCTCGAATTCCTCGGGAAGTCCCTCGCCGTCAACCGGCGACCAGCCCGGCCTTGCGCGCCCTGTCAGAAGACGATCCGCATGCCATAGAGCCCTCACGTAGCCGCCGTTGCAGTAACGCATCCCGAGCGCGCTCGGCATTGCTCGCGGATCGAATACTTCGGCCTTCCATGGCCCCGCCTCAAGCACGAACGCCGGTAATCCCGCATCATTATTCATGATTCCCTTTCGCTGCCGTCCCGCAGGGGTTTTAAAGTCAAACGGAACGGTGACGCTTAACCTGCCACTCGGCAGACATGAAGAAACGACACCCGTTCAGTCCGGCAGGGTTTTCGTACACGATAGTGAAGCAGGTTTGCAACCAGAATTCGCCGCCCTTGATGAAACGGCTGTCGGAACGGTTAGGAGCCGCGAGGGACAGACCTATAGATTAAATAAAATACAATAAAAGTGGATGCTGCTCCGTTATGTGTGACAGAGGCGACCAACAGTTGCCCTGAACGGAGGGAAAGCGCATGAGGTCAGCGAGAATAGTTGATAAGGGAGCGGCGTACTATCACATCGTCTCACGCGTGGTGGATCGGCAGATGGTGTTCGATGATTCCGTGGAGGATGCGTTTGGGCGGCATCGAACGCACTTTAGTGAGAAGCGAGAAGAGGGAGCCCGGCCAA contains the following coding sequences:
- a CDS encoding transposase produces the protein MNEPKGVKVIHVYDPAVIDYAQWRRWKAKGVYIISREKVNSMAEVIGNNPWDRCDPRNLGVLADDLVGVFCGVMLRRVTYCDPATGKVYTYMTSEMTLPPGLIAFLYKLRWDVEKVFDEKKNKLNQKKAWACSQPPPITTA